The Leopardus geoffroyi isolate Oge1 chromosome C1, O.geoffroyi_Oge1_pat1.0, whole genome shotgun sequence sequence GGGGCTGCCCATGACGCGGCGTCTTCTCCCCGCAGAGTGTTCTGGGGGCCTTGGAGACCATCTGGCGGCAGCAAGGCCTGGCAGGACTATGGCGGGGCGTGGGTGGGGCCGTGCCCAGGGTCATGGTCGGCTCCGCGGCCCAGCTGGCCACCTTTGCCTCTGCCAAGGCCTGGGTGCAGAAGCAACAGGTGAGGAGCCAGGGACACCTGTGCCCACCCACAGACACCCCAAAGTAAGGGCTGCCtgcctcctttctccccctctgggCCCTCATCACTCCCTAACATCTCCAGCTGGACCCCCACCTAGGGAAGCCAACGGGGAGGTGACAGACGGGGCCCCTGAAGACAGCTGAGGACCCTGGCTCTGCCCTTAGGGTCATGTCCCCGGCCCTTGTGCCCAGCAGGAGTGGGGGCCAGCAGTGAGCCCTGTAGTGTGacggagctggggtggggggtggctggaGGCGCCCGGTCTGTTCCCCTTCCCCTAGGTCTCCCAGCCCCCACAcgctgggaggggagggtgggtaccctgcgggtgggggggagggcacctGCAGGTGTCAGAACCTGTACCACCCCACAGTGGCTCCCGGAGGACAGCTGGCTGGTGGCTTTGGCTGGAGGCATGATCAGTAGCGTCGCCGTGGCCGCAGTCATGACCCCCTTTGATGTGGTCAGCACGCGGCTATACAATCAGCCCGTGGACGGAACTGGCAAAGTGAGCAGGGGctggtgcggggggtggggggccagtgGGAAGCTGGAGAGCACCCTccaacactcacacacacacacacacacacacacacacacacagccagagacacacagacacgtgACATGCATGCAGACGCATCGATTTGCCTTGTTTGCTGAGCACCTATGTCCCAGGCATGGGCTAAGCATTTTCACCTCTGGGTTTTATTGCATCCTCACAATCACCTCCATCttcctgatgaggaaactgacgcTCAGAGAGATCTGGTGACTTGTGAGTGCGGTCGCCCGGCTGATACATGGAGGAGCTCGAATCAGAATCCAGGCCTGACCCCACGGCCTCACGCACACGGGCCCTCGCATACACTGGTGCAGGCTGCGCTCAGCACAGAGGTGCCCTCCACAGGCCGAGTGAGGGCTGAAATCCACCTGTGTGCCACTAGCCAAAGTTGAGCCCCCAGGCATGGGGCTGTGGCTGCCTGGACGAAGAGGCTTCTTACATTTCACAGCCTACAGGGCCACCTTTCGAGAATTTTCCCAGCTTGGGGAGAGTCTCTCTACTGATGTACCACAGTAGCCCCTACACACAGACACCCCTGGTTGTGCCAGCCAGGGCGCCACGTTCCCTGTTGTGACATCTGCCCTGTGTCTGTCCCCAGGGCCAGCTGTATGGTGGCCTCGCCGACTGCCTGGTGAAGATCTGGCGGCAGGAGGGCCCCCTGGCCCTCTACAAGGGTCTGGGCCCAGCCTACCTGCGCCTGGGTCCCCACACCATCCTCAGCATGCTCTTCTGGGATGAGCTCCGGAAACTGGCTGGGCGGGGCCTGCACCAGGGCACCTAGGGGGCACCCCTCACCCCCATTTCCCGACACAGCCTGGCACTCGGCAGGAAGCAATGGCCCGCTCCAGCTGGGAATGGCCGGCTCAGAGCAGACCACTGGCCTAGACCCTGCCACAGGTCGGAGGAGAGTGTGGACAGCGCTGGTCCCCCCCAGACCCACGGCCCCCCTCAGGCCAGAGCACTTGTTCTGGATGGCCAGCCACTTTGTTCTCCAGCAAATTCTCTTCCCCCTCTGTACTGGGTTACCTTATCCCAGAGCCTTACTCATTATGATAATCGCTGCTCCGGGGCATGGCCATCACCTTGAGCTGGGTCGCTTACATGCATCAGCTTGCTTAGTCCTCAAACAGTGTGAGACGGTAAAACCCTCTTTTACCAAGAGGAAGCTGAGAACTCAGAAAAGGGAAGTGCTTTGACCAAAGCCACACAGCtctgaagtggcagaaagaggacTGGAAGTTAGCTCTGCCCGGCGCAGGCTGGTGTCCCTGGCAAGAGCCAGGACCATGAGGGCTGGAGGGCCCCCGACAGTCACTGTGAGGCACCACGAGGCCATAGTGGACCTCCGACGagatggtttaaacaacagatattgtctcacagcttggaggctggaagtcagagaTCCAGGCATCAGcggggttggtttcttctgaggcctctctctctctctctctctctctctctctatcctctctctcccctctctctttcccctctggcATGTGGACGGCCATCTTCCccccgtgtcctcacatggtcttccttctgtgtctgtgtcctaatctcttcttataaggcccCCAGTCGTGTTGGATTAGCACCGACCCTAATgtcctcattttaacttaattacctctttagaGACCCCATCTCCAATTACAGTCACATATagggggttagaacttcaatatatgaatgtgGGTGTGGGGGACATAATGCAGCCTATAACACCAACTAGAAGCTTTTACTGAGGGCTTCCTAGGTGCCCAGCACTGTGGGCGTCCAGACAAATCCTCATGACCGTTCTGAAAGGGGTCTCTGGACATGCCCATTCTTCAGATGAGGAGGCTAAGGcccagggcggggaggggactGGCTCAACGTGAGTAGCAGAGCTAGGTGTCCTCACCCTGGGCCCTTTCCCCAGGCTGCAGCCACACTCCTCCCAGTGAGTGTGTTCCTAAGGCCCACGCTGACCTTTGTGCTTCAGAGAATGACACCGAGTCCCTGGAAGGGATAGGACTGGCCCCAGCCCAAGCAGAGCCTAAACCACCTACCCTGCCATCCCCCATGTCTGCTGTTCCCCGGGGGTACCCCACCACACACTCCAAACcaataaagttttctattttgtttacttcCACGACTCCCTTCTGCTGAAGCCTCGGTCTCCCCGACCCGtgacaccaccccccaccccttggctCCCTCCTCCGTCTGGGGAAGGAGGATCCAGATTTGCCGCACCCACGGCTTCCAACCCAACTGAGGCCTGCCACCTAGTGGACACGGGGAGGATCGTCGAGGCAGGCTGCCCAGTGGCGGAAGGAGAGGGGGGGCCCAGAACTGTATCTCAACCTCAGGTTGTGGGGGGTACGGACCACCTTCCAGAGCTGGGGCTGAGGGGGCAGAGCCCAGATGCAAGGCTGTGGGGGGCAACAGATAAGGCCTGGGGCTTCAGGAAGGCCCCGTGGGGCAAGGCCTAAGGTAGGGTGAGAAAAACGGGCACCCAACTTGAGCAGAGACAGAGGCCAGAGATCAGTGCTGGTTTCATGCCGCCCAAAGGCGGAGCCCCTGGACAGCAGTAGGCTCCCGAGGCCAGTAACCCTGGGGCCCTGAAGGtatccctgcctcccctcccctccccttccctcgcTTGAGCTTCtgatccctccctgcccctcccctccctccactgacACCTTTGCCCCGTGACTTTGGTCTCTCTGGAGCAGACCTGGCCAGAGGCGGGGGCTGATCCCGGCAGCGGCCATGTTCTCCCTgccatccctgccctcctggctccccggcctcccctccctccagtggGGCTCCAGCCTCCTAGACTCTGTCCTGCAAGGTGAGCGCCACCTCCCTGTCCCGtgcagccccgccccctccggcaGCTCTGGGCAGCTGCAGGgtggacccccaccccacccccgcccccaccccccaccacgtGGGTCTCCCACCACCTCTAACCCTCCAAAccgcctgccctccctcctgcccctcaggCCTCATCGGGGCCAGCGGAGTCTCCGTCCTGAACAGCCTCCTGAAGGTCTACTTCTTTGTGAACTGTGCCAAGTGAGTGCCTGCCAACCCAGCCCACTCCTGGGCCCCCGAGCTGTCTCCGGCCTGTGAGGGCAGGGCCGGAGGGAAGGGAACCCTATCCCCAGTGAGCACGTCTGGGGGCACGGGGACCACTGCCCAGGCCGAGGCTGGTGGTTCTGGCCCTGCCCACGTCCATTCTGCCCCACAGCAACCCTGAGCGGCGGCTGGAAAAGCACCGGCTGCAGGCCCCCTGGGCCTCGCTGGAGACCGTGCACCTGGCAGGGCTGGCCCTGATCCTGACCGTCGTGGGGGCCCGGGTGGCCGCCCTGGTGGTGCTTGAGTTCTCCCTCCGGGCTATCTCCACACTGCTCTCCCTGGGCAAGGTAAGGCtccctgaggtggggggggggggccctgatTTTCACCCCAGACCCCCTGTCTCCTCACCACCTCCTTTCTGTAAGACCGAGACCGGAGGGTGCAGATTGCCCCCTGGGGTTGTGATCGCCAGTGCAGTCCCTGCTCCTAGCAAGCTCCTGGACACCGGGCTCCCCGCGTGCCAGGCCCCGTGCCGGGTCCTCTGAGTGCGTCATCTCACGTATCCACACAGTCAGAGGCGGGTAGAGCTTCGCCGTGATCTCCATTTCACGGAcggggaaactaaggctcagagagggtaactGGCTTGTCGCAGGTCAACAACCAGCAAGAAGCGGAGTCAGGCTCTGAACCCAGGTCTTCAAGGCTCTGAGCCACAAACCTTCAGCAAGCACATGGGGCCCAAGGAACGATCGTGACTGAAATTAAGCAGCAAGAAATGATCCCAGTAGGTAGGGCTTGACCTTGAAGGCAATAtccctgcttttttcttttttaagtttatttatttattttgagaaagagagagagagagagagagaagcaggctcccaagcaggctccatgctgtcagcgcagaccccaatgcgggcctcgatctcacgaaccatgagatcgtgacctgagccgaaatcaagagtcagacgcttaactgacggaaccCCCCGGGCACCCCAGGGAATATTCCTTCTTTGGGAATGATCCCCAAGGTTCCTTCCGGCTCCAGATTCCTACAGAATAGAGCCTCTGCACCTTCACAGCCCCTTGGCCCCCCCACCTCAGGCGAGAGGCAGCCTGAGCCCCCAGCATCGCGGCCCCCtttctccccccgcctcccccgcccaGGGCTCCCAGGGCACCGAGAGGCTGCGGCTGCTCCTGCTGTGCCAGTACGCGCTGGGCTGTGGGCTGACCTGCGGCCTGAGCTTCCTGCAGGAGGACGCCCCGCACCGCACCCTGAACCTGCTGCTGGGCCTCTGGCTGGCCACGCTGCTTCGCACGGGCGCCAGGCGCCTCTGCCGCCACGTCTACCAGCTCTACGAGCTGCACAGCAGCCAGCAGTACTGCGGGGTCTGCCTGGGCCTGCTGGCCGGCGCTCATGCCCTCCCCCGGCTGCTGGCCCGCGCCCTGGCCGTGGCCTTTGCCGTGGGCGACCTGGCAGCCGTGGCCCTTATCAACCGGGACTTCCTGACCACGTCAGACGCCGTGCGTTTCTGGACGCCGCTCGTCATCTGCTACACGCTGCTCGTCATCTACATGCAGGGTAAGGGCCACAGGCGGGGTCCCTGGGCGGCCGCTGATTCACTGGGCATTCACGTCCCACTGTCCGACCGGGGCACAGCATTGTGCTAGGCCCCGGGGAGGCCGACAACAGTTAGACCACACCCCTGCCATCCCAGGGCGCCCAGTCTAGTGAGAGAAGCCATATGGGGCGGCTCACTGATGGGTGTGGCACGCGCTGGGAGCCCCAAGGAGATGGAGCTTGAACTGGGTTCtgaaggagagcaggagggctcgggtggggaaggggggcggaGAAGAGATCCTGGCAGAGGGAACCCCGCAGGCCGAAGCCCAGAGGTGAG is a genomic window containing:
- the TMEM82 gene encoding transmembrane protein 82; its protein translation is MFSLPSLPSWLPGLPSLQWGSSLLDSVLQGLIGASGVSVLNSLLKVYFFVNCANNPERRLEKHRLQAPWASLETVHLAGLALILTVVGARVAALVVLEFSLRAISTLLSLGKGSQGTERLRLLLLCQYALGCGLTCGLSFLQEDAPHRTLNLLLGLWLATLLRTGARRLCRHVYQLYELHSSQQYCGVCLGLLAGAHALPRLLARALAVAFAVGDLAAVALINRDFLTTSDAVRFWTPLVICYTLLVIYMQEEQRQNPGLQSQVQTVLVRMGGLFVLLLTVGSWLDLLGVLMSLLGELWCLTSVRTLLDLCQIQEFPSQRPSVSAPRQPPPQPSAPGQPQGTAPS